In Planctomycetaceae bacterium, a single window of DNA contains:
- the mmsA gene encoding CoA-acylating methylmalonate-semialdehyde dehydrogenase, translating into MKIVKNYINGKWVEAENTGYIDVENPSTGAVIARTPLSTRAEVYRAIDAAAEAFKTWRHTPVSRRVQPLYMLVELLRKNEETIARILVEEMGKSLPDARAEMKRVFENCEVACGMPVLQQGDKLVGSSFGIDGEVLRLPLGVFAMIAPFNFPGMVPFWFIPYAIATGNTYVVKASKQVPMTMQFIAGLIDQIHLPPGVFNLVNGDKAVADAFMEHPKVVGVSLVGSTHTCKAVAETCARNNKRFQAMGAAKNHLVAMPDAKLDDMIRNMVSSCYGCAGQRCMASSAIVAVGEENYRTVCREFVKASREVVVADPLDPKVADEQMLMGPVISDKARQFILKMIDKGVAEGATLALDGRKITIPGCEKGHFVGPTVFTDVKEGMEIHKTEIFGPVVVLMQAASLDEAIAIINRHEYGNGASIYTQNGYWARKFKLEAECGMIGVNVGIPAPVAYLPFGGMKASQWADIKAQGKAIVNFFTDDKIVTERFYPEE; encoded by the coding sequence ATGAAGATCGTCAAGAACTACATCAACGGCAAATGGGTCGAGGCCGAGAATACCGGCTACATCGACGTCGAGAACCCCAGCACGGGGGCGGTCATCGCCCGCACGCCGCTGTCGACCCGTGCCGAGGTCTATCGCGCCATCGACGCGGCGGCTGAGGCGTTCAAGACGTGGCGCCACACGCCGGTGTCGCGACGCGTGCAGCCGCTGTACATGCTCGTCGAATTGCTGCGCAAGAACGAAGAAACCATCGCCCGCATCCTCGTCGAGGAGATGGGCAAGAGCCTGCCCGACGCGCGGGCCGAGATGAAGCGCGTGTTCGAGAATTGCGAAGTCGCCTGCGGCATGCCCGTGCTGCAGCAGGGCGACAAGCTCGTCGGCTCGTCGTTCGGCATCGACGGCGAGGTGCTGCGCCTGCCGCTGGGCGTGTTCGCGATGATCGCCCCGTTCAACTTCCCCGGCATGGTGCCGTTCTGGTTCATCCCCTACGCCATCGCCACCGGCAACACCTACGTCGTCAAGGCCTCCAAGCAGGTCCCCATGACGATGCAGTTCATCGCCGGCCTCATCGACCAGATCCACCTGCCGCCAGGCGTGTTCAACCTCGTCAACGGCGACAAGGCCGTGGCCGACGCGTTCATGGAACACCCCAAGGTCGTCGGCGTCTCGCTGGTGGGCTCGACGCACACGTGCAAGGCCGTGGCCGAAACCTGCGCCCGGAACAACAAGCGTTTCCAGGCGATGGGTGCGGCCAAGAACCACCTCGTGGCCATGCCCGACGCCAAGCTCGACGACATGATCCGCAACATGGTCAGCTCATGCTACGGCTGCGCGGGGCAGCGGTGCATGGCGTCCTCGGCGATCGTGGCCGTGGGCGAAGAGAACTACCGCACCGTCTGCCGCGAGTTCGTCAAGGCCTCGCGCGAGGTCGTGGTGGCCGACCCGCTGGACCCGAAGGTGGCCGACGAGCAGATGCTCATGGGTCCGGTGATCTCGGACAAGGCCAGGCAGTTCATCCTCAAGATGATCGACAAGGGCGTCGCCGAGGGCGCGACGCTGGCGCTGGACGGCCGCAAGATCACCATTCCCGGCTGCGAGAAGGGTCACTTCGTCGGCCCGACCGTCTTTACCGACGTGAAGGAGGGCATGGAGATCCACAAGACGGAGATCTTCGGCCCGGTGGTGGTGCTGATGCAGGCCGCCAGCCTCGACGAGGCCATCGCCATCATCAATCGCCACGAGTACGGCAATGGCGCTTCGATCTATACGCAGAACGGTTACTGGGCGCGCAAGTTCAAGCTCGAGGCCGAGTGCGGGATGATCGGCGTGAACGTGGGCATTCCCGCCCCGGTGGCGTACCTGCCCTTCGGCGGCATGAAAGCCTCGCAGTGGGCCGACATCAAGGCCCAGGGCAAGGCGATCGTCAACTTCTTCACGGATGATAAGATCGTGACCGAACGGTTCTATCCCGAAGAGTAA
- a CDS encoding class I SAM-dependent methyltransferase — MSYNCCICDAAASEPQTATVHSNVRAFASETFAVWRCPSCRSIHSRDEVDLAPYYAQYPFFKQHLNGLLRAGYRRLTRRLRRAGLAAGHSVIDYGCGSGLLVQYLNECGFSAVGYDPYSAAHGDTACLENRYDFVIAQDVIEHAADPRAVLATLDSLAAPGAAIAIGTPNASGIDLARAAKFIHPLHQPYHRHILSIEALRKAGESLGWQLERYYPTPYTNMPVLSLPFLHHYMRHFDGTIDTLFDMPLASAKLWLNPKTYALLVVGYFLCDDADVVAIFRK; from the coding sequence ATGAGCTACAACTGCTGCATCTGCGACGCCGCCGCGAGCGAACCCCAAACCGCGACGGTGCATTCCAACGTACGGGCCTTCGCGTCCGAAACGTTCGCCGTCTGGCGGTGCCCTTCGTGCCGCAGCATCCACAGCCGCGACGAGGTGGACCTTGCCCCGTACTACGCCCAGTACCCGTTCTTCAAGCAGCATCTCAACGGCCTGCTGCGGGCGGGCTACCGGCGCCTGACGCGGCGGCTGCGCAGAGCGGGGCTGGCCGCCGGTCACAGCGTCATCGACTACGGCTGCGGCAGCGGCCTGTTGGTGCAGTATCTCAACGAGTGCGGGTTCAGCGCCGTCGGGTACGACCCCTACTCGGCAGCCCACGGCGACACAGCGTGCCTTGAGAATCGCTACGACTTCGTGATCGCCCAGGACGTGATCGAACACGCCGCCGACCCGCGGGCGGTGCTGGCGACGTTGGACTCGCTGGCCGCGCCCGGGGCCGCCATCGCCATCGGCACGCCCAACGCCTCGGGAATCGACCTGGCGCGGGCGGCAAAGTTCATCCATCCTCTGCACCAGCCATACCACCGGCACATCCTCTCGATCGAGGCCCTGCGCAAAGCGGGCGAATCACTGGGCTGGCAACTGGAGCGGTATTACCCCACGCCCTACACGAACATGCCGGTGCTCTCGCTGCCGTTCCTGCATCACTACATGCGCCATTTCGACGGCACCATCGACACGCTCTTCGACATGCCCCTGGCCAGCGCCAAGCTGTGGCTTAATCCCAAGACGTATGCCCTGCTGGTCGTTGGTTACTTTCTCTGCGATGATGCGGATGTGGTTGCCATCTTTCGTAAGTGA
- a CDS encoding class I SAM-dependent methyltransferase, whose amino-acid sequence MESWAADIQFERQGPLTRALKAALVNPVGNYLPAKLLRGLLKWTKSDVAASNWADPGGWRSMVISYTGNPPKGIDKILVRGGTIPMALRNRRRLASRLEARLIEQAGHSPAHVLCLGAGPGIITMDAMREAKADSRTTLVDISGDAFEHGRELAAQHGLSDRVNFIQGDVRDIKDMLDHRTDIVEMMGICEYLQDDQIVSIAKAVAELMPAGSALMFNSLSNQHGTDRFFRRVFGLHMIHRTPEQLQGLFSQASFGQYVSFTEPLRVYTVVVGKKLAPAAAQGNT is encoded by the coding sequence TTGGAATCATGGGCTGCGGACATCCAGTTTGAGCGACAGGGACCGCTGACGCGAGCTCTCAAGGCCGCTCTGGTAAACCCGGTAGGCAACTACCTTCCCGCCAAGCTCCTTCGCGGGTTGCTGAAGTGGACCAAGAGCGACGTGGCGGCCTCGAACTGGGCCGATCCGGGCGGGTGGCGCAGCATGGTGATCAGCTACACGGGCAATCCGCCCAAGGGGATCGACAAGATCCTCGTCAGGGGCGGGACAATCCCGATGGCCCTGCGCAACCGGCGGCGCCTGGCGTCGCGCCTCGAGGCGCGCCTGATCGAGCAGGCCGGTCACAGCCCTGCGCACGTGCTGTGCCTGGGCGCCGGTCCGGGCATTATCACGATGGACGCCATGCGCGAGGCCAAGGCCGACAGCCGGACCACCCTCGTCGACATCAGCGGCGACGCCTTCGAGCATGGGCGCGAACTGGCCGCACAGCACGGGTTGAGCGACCGCGTCAATTTTATTCAGGGCGATGTGCGCGACATCAAGGACATGCTCGACCACCGCACTGACATCGTCGAGATGATGGGCATCTGCGAATATCTGCAGGACGACCAGATCGTTTCGATCGCCAAGGCCGTCGCCGAGCTCATGCCCGCCGGGTCGGCGCTGATGTTCAACAGCCTCTCGAACCAGCACGGCACCGACCGCTTCTTCCGCCGGGTGTTCGGTCTGCACATGATCCACCGCACGCCCGAGCAGTTGCAGGGCTTGTTCTCGCAGGCGAGCTTCGGCCAGTACGTGTCGTTCACCGAACCGCTGAGAGTCTACACCGTCGTGGTGGGCAAGAAACTCGCCCCCGCCGCCGCCCAAGGAAACACCTGA
- a CDS encoding lactate racemase domain-containing protein: MPQLQVPWGQGNLVFSLPDHWKVQQIAQPELKPAGDDWRDRIAMALHQPVSGLPLGRLLAARRDGRVAIVVEDLTRHSPLSEILQVVLREIDYAQFPKSQVEIVFAAGMHPPMTAAQVREKLGPCADAGIAWRCNPWHDPKQYVRVGRAGRVDLWIDRGVADADLRILISSVSPHLQAGFGGGYKMLLPGCSMLKTVRGLHRFGVFRKPRQLVGLGPDRNAMRAAIDGAGQLIDQRHGTTFALEYLLDANDLPTFIAAGAPMPTHTMLIKQCAVACGVVPNGPADVLITNAHPRDVDLWQCFKCIPNTRWAVRPNGVIICLARCPEGLREMKTMRWPLSPAGTRKFVQWLGPSTLCSLVDRLVTHIAGDSSWFLRLATQTIERNPIFMVSPTLVEQGVKFPGIALFATVEEAAAAADALLGGGPQRVAVYPWGGASYPVAQS, from the coding sequence ATGCCTCAGCTCCAGGTCCCATGGGGCCAGGGAAACCTGGTCTTCTCGCTGCCCGACCACTGGAAGGTGCAGCAGATCGCCCAGCCGGAACTCAAACCGGCCGGCGACGACTGGCGCGATCGCATCGCCATGGCGCTGCACCAGCCCGTGTCCGGTCTGCCCCTGGGGCGGTTGCTGGCCGCGCGGCGCGACGGGCGGGTGGCCATCGTCGTCGAGGACCTCACGCGGCACAGTCCGCTCAGCGAGATCCTGCAAGTCGTCCTGCGCGAGATCGACTACGCGCAGTTCCCCAAGAGCCAGGTCGAGATCGTATTCGCGGCTGGCATGCACCCGCCGATGACCGCTGCCCAGGTGCGCGAGAAGCTCGGGCCCTGTGCCGATGCCGGGATCGCCTGGCGATGCAACCCCTGGCACGATCCCAAGCAGTACGTGCGAGTGGGGCGGGCGGGACGAGTGGATTTGTGGATCGACCGCGGCGTGGCCGATGCGGACCTCCGCATCCTGATCTCGTCGGTCAGCCCGCACCTGCAGGCGGGCTTCGGCGGCGGATACAAGATGTTGCTGCCGGGCTGTTCGATGCTCAAGACGGTGCGCGGACTGCATCGCTTTGGCGTCTTCCGCAAGCCTCGCCAACTCGTGGGGCTGGGGCCCGACCGCAATGCCATGCGGGCGGCCATCGACGGCGCCGGGCAGCTCATTGACCAGCGCCATGGAACGACCTTCGCCCTGGAATACCTGCTCGACGCCAACGACCTGCCGACATTCATCGCCGCCGGGGCGCCCATGCCCACGCACACGATGCTCATCAAGCAATGTGCTGTGGCCTGCGGCGTGGTGCCCAACGGCCCGGCCGACGTGCTGATCACCAACGCCCACCCACGCGACGTGGACCTGTGGCAGTGCTTCAAGTGCATTCCCAATACCCGCTGGGCCGTGCGCCCCAACGGCGTGATCATCTGCCTGGCCCGCTGCCCCGAGGGACTGCGCGAGATGAAGACGATGCGCTGGCCGCTCTCGCCGGCGGGGACGCGAAAGTTCGTGCAGTGGCTTGGCCCATCGACGCTGTGCTCTCTGGTCGACCGGCTGGTCACGCACATCGCCGGCGATTCGTCCTGGTTCCTCCGCCTGGCGACGCAGACCATCGAGCGAAACCCGATCTTCATGGTCTCGCCGACGCTGGTCGAGCAGGGCGTGAAGTTCCCCGGTATCGCCCTGTTCGCCACGGTCGAAGAAGCCGCCGCCGCGGCCGACGCGCTGCTGGGCGGCGGTCCGCAGCGTGTGGCCGTCTACCCCTGGGGCGGCGCGAGCTACCCGGTGGCGCAAAGCTGA
- a CDS encoding glycosyltransferase family 2 protein has product MELLAFILTCIVGVCAGEWLVRNLLALPVWRRTFHLQHDWDAPQTPTPPLSVVVAAKDEEANIETCVRTMLEQDYPDFELIVVNDRSSDRTSEIVRQIAATDKRLTLIDVDHLPAGWCGKNHAMHQGLTRARGELILMTDADCRQASPKTLSLSMAFAQSRKADLLSLLPALELESFWEKLLQPVCVGVLMVWFRPDRVNNPRKPQAYANGMFMLIRREAYDAIGGHEAIKGSLIEDMDMARRIKRSGMTLCMAPSEGLFHVRMYTTLGQILRGWNRIFFGAFRNPWRVLLAFAVLAYKGLTCYIAAAVGLGLHAAGAGEAWKTLGLLGLAGSVIETIMVCRYYTYTKSKWYLGLIYPFSCAWVCVMLLRSLLMYRRNAKLSWRDTTYAANSSQGEMEPAGDLTTLPQAGQR; this is encoded by the coding sequence ATGGAACTACTTGCCTTCATCCTGACCTGCATCGTCGGCGTCTGCGCCGGTGAGTGGCTCGTGCGCAATCTGCTGGCCCTGCCGGTCTGGCGGCGAACCTTCCATCTCCAGCACGACTGGGACGCCCCGCAAACGCCGACGCCGCCGCTGTCGGTGGTGGTGGCCGCCAAGGACGAAGAAGCCAACATCGAAACATGCGTCCGCACGATGCTGGAGCAGGATTATCCGGACTTCGAGCTGATCGTCGTCAACGACCGCAGCAGCGACCGCACAAGCGAAATCGTCCGTCAGATCGCCGCAACAGACAAGCGTCTGACGCTTATCGACGTCGACCACCTGCCGGCTGGCTGGTGCGGCAAGAACCACGCGATGCACCAGGGCCTCACCCGCGCACGAGGCGAGTTGATCCTGATGACCGACGCCGACTGCCGCCAAGCCTCGCCTAAGACGCTGTCGCTATCGATGGCCTTTGCACAGTCGCGCAAAGCCGACCTGCTGAGCCTGCTGCCGGCGCTGGAACTCGAATCATTCTGGGAAAAGCTGCTCCAGCCTGTGTGCGTGGGCGTGCTGATGGTCTGGTTCCGCCCCGACAGGGTGAACAATCCCAGGAAACCGCAGGCCTATGCCAACGGTATGTTCATGCTGATCCGACGCGAGGCATATGACGCCATCGGCGGCCACGAGGCCATCAAGGGCAGCCTCATCGAAGACATGGACATGGCCCGGCGCATCAAGCGGTCGGGCATGACCCTGTGCATGGCCCCCAGCGAGGGGCTCTTCCACGTGCGGATGTACACGACCCTGGGGCAGATTCTCCGCGGCTGGAACCGTATATTCTTCGGCGCCTTCCGCAACCCGTGGCGCGTGCTGCTGGCGTTTGCCGTCTTGGCGTATAAGGGCCTGACGTGCTACATCGCGGCGGCGGTGGGGCTGGGTCTGCACGCGGCCGGGGCCGGTGAGGCGTGGAAGACGCTGGGCCTGCTCGGTCTGGCCGGATCAGTGATCGAGACCATCATGGTCTGCCGGTACTACACGTATACCAAGTCGAAGTGGTACCTGGGCCTGATCTATCCCTTCAGTTGCGCGTGGGTCTGCGTCATGTTGCTGCGGTCGCTGCTGATGTACCGGCGCAACGCCAAGCTCTCCTGGCGCGACACGACCTACGCCGCCAACTCCAGCCAGGGCGAGATGGAGCCGGCGGGTGATCTCACTACGTTGCCGCAAGCGGGACAGCGATAG
- a CDS encoding rubredoxin, producing the protein MDKTIVSYQCQVCGHIYDPAEGEASQGIPPGTAFEDLPEDWLCPVCGSPKSMYAPM; encoded by the coding sequence ATGGACAAGACGATCGTCTCATATCAGTGCCAGGTTTGCGGGCACATCTACGATCCCGCCGAGGGCGAGGCATCTCAAGGCATACCGCCGGGGACGGCGTTCGAGGATCTGCCCGAGGATTGGCTCTGCCCCGTCTGCGGCTCCCCCAAGAGCATGTATGCTCCGATGTGA
- a CDS encoding acyl-CoA desaturase has translation MAQDEKPQAGSAPAALSAGIRRLEFASDTAFQTELRRRVDEFFRASGRRRRDCWQMYLKSAIILAAFGASWWMLVFVARTPAAGLALAVVLGLSIALIGFNIQHDGGHMAYSEHRWVNRIAAGMMGLIGGSSYTWRWKHSVIHHMYVNVTGYDNDIDVQPLGRFSPHQKRRWFHRWQHIYMWAFYGLETVKLQLIDDFRYLIFGRFGPHRVGRPLRWELVNFIVGKAAFACLAFVVPMLFHSVWVVLFYYLVTVWVTGLVMVLVFVLPHLVDDAEFPLPAEPGRMDRPWAVHQASVTVDFARGNRVLTWLLGGLNFHKEHHLFPLICHVNYPAMSAVVQQTCRDFGLAYKEHRSFLAGIASHYRWLRRLARQD, from the coding sequence ATGGCGCAGGATGAGAAACCTCAGGCCGGCTCGGCTCCGGCGGCCCTTTCTGCCGGAATCCGACGGCTGGAATTTGCCTCGGACACCGCGTTCCAGACGGAATTGCGCCGGCGGGTGGATGAGTTCTTTCGCGCCAGCGGCCGGCGACGGCGCGACTGCTGGCAGATGTACCTCAAGTCAGCGATCATCCTGGCGGCATTTGGCGCGTCGTGGTGGATGCTCGTATTCGTCGCCCGGACGCCGGCGGCGGGGCTGGCACTGGCGGTGGTGCTGGGCCTGTCGATTGCCCTGATCGGCTTCAACATCCAGCATGACGGCGGGCACATGGCTTATTCGGAGCATCGCTGGGTCAACCGCATCGCGGCTGGGATGATGGGGCTCATCGGCGGCAGCAGTTACACCTGGCGCTGGAAGCACTCTGTCATTCACCACATGTACGTCAACGTGACCGGGTACGACAATGACATCGACGTGCAGCCTCTGGGGCGATTCTCGCCGCACCAGAAGCGCCGATGGTTCCACCGCTGGCAGCACATCTATATGTGGGCTTTCTATGGACTGGAGACGGTGAAGCTGCAACTGATCGACGATTTTCGATACCTCATCTTCGGCCGCTTTGGTCCTCACCGTGTGGGTCGGCCGCTGCGGTGGGAACTGGTCAACTTCATCGTGGGCAAAGCGGCGTTTGCCTGCCTGGCGTTTGTCGTGCCGATGCTCTTTCATAGCGTGTGGGTGGTTCTGTTTTACTATCTGGTGACGGTGTGGGTCACCGGCCTGGTGATGGTGTTGGTGTTCGTGCTTCCTCACCTGGTGGACGATGCGGAGTTTCCTCTACCGGCCGAGCCGGGGCGGATGGATCGCCCCTGGGCCGTTCACCAGGCCAGCGTGACGGTAGACTTCGCTCGAGGCAATCGCGTGCTGACGTGGCTGCTGGGCGGGTTGAACTTCCACAAGGAACACCATCTGTTCCCGCTGATCTGCCACGTGAATTATCCGGCCATGTCGGCGGTGGTGCAGCAGACCTGCCGAGACTTCGGCCTGGCGTACAAGGAGCATCGCTCATTCCTGGCAGGCATCGCCTCGCACTACCGCTGGCTGCGGCGGCTGGCCAGGCAGGACTGA
- a CDS encoding alpha-L-fucosidase — MALSKKKYLDSVAASRPKRMKWWTEARYGMFVHWGLYAQLERNEWVWAIENIPKEEYEKLADTFKPKPRAPREWAKLAKESGMKYMVLTTKHHEGFCLWDTKLTDFNAVKRGPKRDLVKEYVDACREYGLKIGFYYSLMDWHHPDGATCAHDEKARRRFIDYTQGLVRELMTNYGKIDILWYDVSCPLQSPEKWESVKINTMVRELQPHILINDRSQIPEDFSTPEGSVRAAEAGRGWEACMTFNHVSWGYMRSAAHDTHRSRDILQMLHTCCSGQGNLLLNIGPAPDGSVPKEAFEPLQTVGKWIAKNKEAFYGNFDRPNIGWTSACCAHTQKGKTIYAWVKHWPGAELPLAGFKTKLLAASFMDGKKISFTQDMKQERIVLTGLPKECPDKLSTETVLIKLDFASKPKHMWCSKNAALHAWDKK, encoded by the coding sequence ATGGCATTGTCCAAGAAGAAGTACCTGGATTCCGTCGCCGCCAGCCGGCCCAAGCGCATGAAGTGGTGGACCGAGGCCCGTTACGGCATGTTCGTACACTGGGGCCTGTACGCCCAGCTCGAACGCAACGAGTGGGTCTGGGCCATCGAAAATATTCCCAAGGAAGAATACGAGAAGCTGGCTGACACGTTCAAGCCCAAGCCCCGCGCCCCGCGCGAGTGGGCGAAACTCGCCAAGGAATCGGGCATGAAGTACATGGTGCTGACGACCAAGCACCACGAAGGCTTCTGCCTGTGGGACACCAAGCTGACGGACTTCAATGCCGTCAAGCGCGGGCCCAAGCGCGACCTGGTGAAGGAGTATGTCGACGCCTGCCGCGAGTACGGCCTCAAGATCGGCTTCTACTACTCGCTGATGGATTGGCATCATCCCGACGGCGCCACGTGCGCCCACGACGAAAAGGCCCGCCGCCGCTTCATCGACTACACGCAGGGCCTCGTGCGTGAGCTGATGACCAACTACGGCAAGATCGACATCCTGTGGTATGACGTGTCGTGCCCGCTGCAGAGCCCCGAGAAGTGGGAATCCGTCAAGATCAACACGATGGTGCGCGAGCTTCAGCCGCACATCCTGATCAACGACCGCTCGCAGATCCCCGAAGACTTCTCGACGCCCGAAGGCTCCGTGCGCGCCGCCGAAGCCGGCCGCGGCTGGGAAGCCTGCATGACCTTCAACCACGTTTCGTGGGGCTACATGCGCAGCGCCGCCCATGACACGCACCGCTCGCGCGACATCCTGCAGATGCTGCACACCTGCTGCAGCGGGCAGGGCAACCTGCTGCTGAACATCGGCCCGGCGCCCGACGGCTCGGTGCCCAAGGAAGCCTTCGAGCCGCTGCAGACGGTGGGCAAGTGGATCGCCAAGAACAAAGAGGCGTTCTACGGCAACTTCGACCGTCCGAACATCGGCTGGACCAGCGCCTGCTGCGCCCACACGCAGAAGGGCAAGACGATCTACGCCTGGGTGAAGCACTGGCCCGGCGCCGAGCTGCCGCTGGCGGGCTTCAAGACCAAGCTGCTGGCCGCCTCGTTCATGGACGGCAAGAAGATCTCCTTTACGCAGGACATGAAGCAGGAACGCATCGTGCTGACGGGCCTGCCCAAGGAATGCCCGGACAAGCTCTCGACCGAGACGGTCCTGATCAAGCTGGACTTCGCCTCCAAGCCCAAGCACATGTGGTGCTCGAAGAACGCGGCCCTGCACGCCTGGGATAAGAAATAG
- a CDS encoding NAD(P)H-dependent glycerol-3-phosphate dehydrogenase, with protein sequence MREQVSIIGDGAMGTVCALMLAENGVSVRLWSAFPDAAECLARQRDNTRFLPGHPLPDCVEVTGDDTRALAGATLAISAVPTQFMRGVWDRLKCHCPEGLPVCSVTKGIENHTLLLPTQILSDVLDGGRDGSRPLAALSGPSIAPEVADHRLAVVTVAADDESLARRVQQIVNRPYFRVYTNADLVGVELAGAVKNVIAIAAGMLDGLGAGVNTKAALLTRGLVEMARLGAAMGGREETFAGLAGMGDLVTTCFSPIGRNRSFGEAVGRGKSVKDVLAASESVVEGVATTTSVIELAGRLKVEMPITTAVHHVLEGKGTPDEAIAALMSRPLRAEQ encoded by the coding sequence ATGCGTGAACAGGTTTCAATCATCGGCGACGGGGCCATGGGCACCGTCTGTGCGCTCATGCTGGCCGAGAACGGCGTCAGCGTGCGGCTGTGGTCGGCGTTTCCCGATGCGGCCGAGTGCCTCGCCCGTCAGCGCGACAACACGCGGTTCCTGCCCGGCCATCCGCTGCCTGACTGCGTGGAGGTCACCGGCGACGACACCCGCGCCCTGGCCGGGGCCACGCTGGCAATCTCCGCAGTGCCCACGCAGTTCATGCGGGGCGTGTGGGACCGCCTCAAATGTCACTGCCCCGAGGGCCTGCCGGTCTGCTCGGTCACCAAGGGAATCGAGAATCATACGCTGCTGCTGCCCACGCAGATCCTCAGCGACGTGCTCGACGGCGGCCGCGATGGATCGCGACCCTTAGCGGCGCTGTCAGGCCCAAGCATCGCCCCGGAAGTCGCCGATCATCGCCTGGCGGTAGTGACGGTGGCGGCTGACGATGAATCGCTGGCGCGGCGCGTGCAGCAGATCGTCAACCGCCCGTATTTCCGCGTGTACACCAACGCCGATCTGGTGGGCGTGGAACTGGCCGGGGCGGTCAAGAACGTCATCGCTATCGCCGCGGGCATGCTGGACGGCCTGGGCGCCGGCGTCAACACCAAGGCCGCCCTGCTGACGCGCGGGCTCGTCGAGATGGCCCGCCTCGGCGCCGCCATGGGCGGTCGCGAGGAGACCTTCGCCGGTCTGGCCGGCATGGGCGACCTGGTCACCACCTGCTTCTCCCCCATCGGGCGCAACCGCTCCTTCGGCGAAGCCGTCGGCCGCGGCAAGAGCGTCAAAGATGTTCTGGCCGCCAGCGAATCAGTCGTCGAAGGCGTGGCCACCACGACCAGCGTCATCGAACTGGCCGGGCGGCTCAAAGTCGAGATGCCCATCACCACGGCAGTGCATCACGTGCTCGAGGGCAAAGGCACGCCCGATGAAGCCATCGCCGCGTTGATGTCGCGTCCGCTGCGCGCCGAGCAGTGA
- a CDS encoding pitrilysin family protein, whose amino-acid sequence MEEQFHIEHLPNGVTLLGQSMKDVSSAAVTFAVPAGAAYDPAPSAGAAAVISEWVMRGAGDRDTRALNDALDNLGCQHDASVVGEFVQLSSAQLGRNFAQAMEIFADILLRPRLEAATFTPSRSLVLQDLQSLDDEPARKAVMMLREKFYPAPLGRSIYGTVESLESLDAAGLEAYARGALGPRGTIVAVAGNIDWAAFVDQAGRLLGDWQAPGPPAPTVTAPAAGVTHIQRDSAQMHITLGHKACPASDKRFYAAHLAETVLSGGMSSRLFTHVREERGLAYHVSTHYHSLKGHAGMFTYAGTVPEKGQETLDVTVRELKRMVEGVTDDEMHRAKTQYKSATVMAGESTSARAFALAGDWYHLGRLRSLDEIIAAIDAVTADDVLSYVREFPAEDFTVMTIGPKPLDTSAL is encoded by the coding sequence GTGGAAGAGCAGTTTCACATAGAGCACCTGCCCAATGGCGTGACGCTTCTGGGCCAGTCGATGAAGGACGTTTCATCGGCGGCTGTCACCTTCGCCGTTCCTGCCGGGGCGGCGTACGATCCGGCGCCGTCGGCCGGGGCGGCAGCCGTCATCAGCGAGTGGGTCATGCGAGGCGCCGGCGACCGCGACACGCGGGCGCTCAACGATGCCCTGGACAACCTTGGCTGCCAGCACGACGCCTCGGTCGTCGGCGAGTTCGTGCAGCTCTCGTCCGCTCAGCTCGGCCGCAACTTCGCACAGGCGATGGAGATCTTCGCCGACATCCTCCTGCGTCCGCGGCTTGAGGCGGCGACGTTCACCCCGTCGCGCAGCCTGGTGCTGCAGGACCTTCAGTCGCTCGACGACGAACCGGCGCGCAAAGCCGTCATGATGCTGCGCGAGAAGTTCTATCCCGCCCCGCTGGGGCGCAGCATCTACGGGACGGTCGAGTCGCTGGAGTCGCTCGATGCCGCTGGGCTTGAAGCCTACGCCCGCGGCGCGCTGGGCCCGCGAGGCACGATTGTCGCCGTGGCGGGCAACATTGACTGGGCGGCGTTCGTCGACCAGGCTGGGCGGCTGTTGGGCGACTGGCAGGCCCCCGGACCGCCCGCGCCGACCGTGACCGCGCCCGCCGCCGGCGTGACGCACATCCAGCGCGACAGCGCCCAGATGCACATCACGCTGGGGCACAAGGCCTGCCCCGCCTCCGACAAACGATTCTACGCCGCCCACCTGGCCGAGACGGTGCTCTCGGGTGGGATGAGCAGCCGCCTGTTCACGCACGTCCGGGAGGAGCGCGGGCTGGCGTACCACGTTTCGACGCACTACCACAGCCTCAAGGGCCACGCCGGCATGTTCACCTACGCCGGCACCGTGCCCGAGAAGGGGCAGGAAACGCTCGACGTGACCGTGCGCGAGCTCAAGCGCATGGTTGAGGGCGTCACCGACGATGAGATGCACCGCGCCAAAACGCAGTACAAGAGCGCCACGGTGATGGCCGGCGAGTCCACCTCGGCCCGCGCCTTCGCCCTGGCGGGCGACTGGTACCACCTCGGCCGCCTGCGAAGCCTCGATGAGATCATTGCGGCCATTGACGCGGTGACCGCCGACGACGTGTTAAGCTACGTGCGGGAGTTCCCGGCGGAAGATTTCACCGTCATGACGATCGGACCCAAACCGCTGGACACCAGCGCCCTGTAG